Genomic DNA from Sphingobium sp. WTD-1:
CGACGCGCTGGTGGGCGCGGACGATATCGCCGCCGCCGTCGATCAACTGGTCGCCAAGTCGCTGATCGCGCCAAATCGGATGCGAGGCGCGGGTACCTATCGCCTCCTGGAAATGACCCGTGCTCATGGGCGCCAACATCTGCTGACCCGTGGACAGGCCGAGGTTAATGCCAATGCCCGGCGCCATGCCGCCTATTATCTGGCGGAACTGGAAGCCCTGCTCGCGCAGGAAGATGACGTCCTTCAGGATCAGCGCCCCCTGCGACAGCAACTGGGCAATATCCGCAGCGCGCTCGATTGGGCCTTTGGTGACAAGGGCGATCGGCGCATTGCCGTGCGCCTTGCCGCTGCCAGTGCGCCGGTCTTCCTCAATCTCTCGCATCTAATCGAATGCCGCAACTGGTGCAGCCGGGCGCTGGCCGAAATGATGGACAGCGAACGCGGCACCGCGATCGAGCTGGAATTGCAGGGCGCGCTCGCCATCGCGCTGATGTTCACCCGTGGCAATCGGCCGGAAGCCGGCAAGGCGCTCGACCGCGCGCTGGAAATCGCCCGGCTGCTGGACGATCACTGGAGCGAGCTGCGCATTCTTGGCCGACTGCACATTTTTCATGAGCGGATCGGCGAATATCAGGCCGCGATGGATCACGCCGCGCGGGCAATCCAGGTGGCCGAGGCGGTCGGCGAGGATGAAGCCATCGGCGTCGCCTATTCGCTGTCAGGCATTTCGCACCATCTGGCCGGCAACCAGATACAGGCGCGCGCCGATCTGGAAATGTCCCTGGCGCATGCTCCCCAATCGCTGCGCAGTCAGACGGTGCGCTATGGCTTCGACCATCGCAATCGCTCCATCATCGCACTGGCCCGCACGCTCTGGCTGACCGGTGACGAACGACGGGCCAAGGCGCTGGCGCGCCAGGCCGTCGAGGACGCCGCGACGCTCAATCATCCCGTGACCCTCTGCATCGCGCTCATCTGGTCGCTGTCGATCCACAGCTGGATGAGGGACTTTGCTGCCGCGGAGGAGACGCTCGCCACCTTTGCCGACTGTGCCGAAGCCAATGCCCTAGGCCCCTATATCGCCGCAGCCAGCGGCTTTGCCGGCGAGTTCGCAATCCTGCGCGGGGAAGCAGGCGGCGGCGCGCTGGCCGCCATCGAGCAATGCCTCGTCCGGCTGCGCACTGCCCGTTATGACCTGCTGACGACGCCTTTTTCCATCGCACTGGCGCAGGGCATGATGCTCGACACGCGTTTCACAGAGGCTGGGAATGTGATCGACGCCACCATCCGTCGATGCGAGGCGAATGGCGAACAATGCCTGATGCCCGAATTGTTGCGGATCAAGGCCAGGATCGCAATCGCGCTCCTCAACGGGACAATTGCGACACCCTTGCTGGATCGCGCCATGACGCTCGCCCGTCAGCAAGGCGCTGTCGCATGGGAGTTGCGGGCTGCCGGTGATCTGGCTTCTTCGTGACGGCTGTTGGAGGATAGGTTCGCTAGGGTATGGGAGAGCCCGGAGAGAGCCTTCTCGGTTGCTTAGCGAACATATCTCCCCTCCCAGCAGTCGACCGACTGCTATCGTTGTCCACCAGCGGTTGACCTCGCCTGATTGAAGGCAGGCGCGAACGCGAGCCTGCGGTTGCCATCGCGTGACCGATCATTTCCCGATATCCATCCACCCCCCTCCAAGGGATCTGAAAAGGTCCACGCGCAACGATGACAGGCGCTGTACCGAGGAGGCTTGTGCCGCCCGCGCGTCCAGCAACGCCGTCTGCGCGACCAGCACATCGAGAAGACCGACAGACCCAGCGCGATAACGCGCATTGGCAAAGTCGAATGCGCGCTGGGACCGGCTCTGCGCCTCTTCCAGTGCGGTGAGCCTTTCCTGTTCCCGCGCGACATTGCTGAGCGCCTGTTCAACCTGCTTGAGCGCCGTGATGACGGTGCCGTCGAAGGTCGCCAGAGAGGCGTCCCCCTGCGTTTCGGCCTGACGGATGCGGGCACGCGCGACGCTGATATTGGGGAAGCTCCAACTGAGCAGCGGTCCCACCGAAAAGCTGAGACTGTCATTGCCGCGGACGCTGTCGTTGCGGAAGAGATTGCCCGATCCACCCAGGCTGATCTTCGGGTAGAGCGCGGCGGTGGCGACGCCGATCCGCGCCGTGTCGGCCGCCAGTTGCCGTTCCGCCTGGCGCAGATCAGGGCGACGGCGCAACAGGGATGCGCCGTCGCCCACCGGCAATGCCGCCACGGGGGCAGGCGGCGTCGTGCATTGCCGGGCAGAAAGGGGAATGTCGGTAGGTGTGGCGCCGAGCAGGGCCGCAAGCTCGAACAGGGCGACCTGATGCTGCGCTTCCAGCGCCGGGATCGCTGCACGCGCGGTTGCGGCCGCGGCGGCGGCACGTTCGACATCGAATTTGCCGACCGATCCGGCTTTTGCCTGCGCGGTCACCAGCCGCAGGCTGTCGGTGCTGACACGCCAGCTATCCTGTGCAACGCTGAGGGCACGTGCATAGGAGCAGGCATCGAGATAGGCGCGTGTCGTTTCCGCCACGACCGTCACGCGCACAACGTCGCGGGCGGCCTCCACCGCCTGCGCATCGGCGCGGGCGGCCTCGACCGCGCGGCTGACGCGGCCGAAAAGGTCAACCTCCCAGATCAGCGCCAGGCTGCCATTTTGCGACCATTGCGCTGTGTCCTGGCTGAAGGCGCCGCCCGCCCCCTGCATCCCATCGCCATAGCTGACCCCGCCATTGATGTCGGTGGTCGGCAGGCGTCCTGCCTTGGCCTCGCTCAGGGTGGCGCGGGCCTTGGCGAGATTGGCGGCGGCGACGCGCAGGTCAGTGTTCGCGACCAGTGCCTGCGAAACTAACGCATCGAGCGCCGGATCATCATAGAGTTTCCACCATTGGTCCGGCAGCGGCGCGGTCGGATCGAAGGCATTGGCTTGCGTCATGAAAGCGCCACTGGCGTCGGCCTTCGGTTCGGGACGATGATAGTTGGGGCCGGCGGCGCATCCGCCGGCCAGCAGCGCCGCGACCAGCGGCAACAGGATCTTATGCATGGGCAAGGTCTCCCGCAGGCTGGGCGGCTTCATCGCCGGACGCCGTCTTGCGATGGTCGCCGGCCAGCAGCGTGTAGAAAGTGGGCAGGACGAACAGGGTGAAGAGCGTGCCTATCAGCATGCCCATGACGACGACGATGCCGATGGCGAAGCGGCTCGCCGCCCCCGCGCCGCCAGCGAAGAGCAGCGGGACAAGCCCCGCCACCATCGCCGCCGTGGTCATCAGCACAGGCCGCATCCGGACGGCGGCGGCATGGCGGATCGCCTCCATGCGGCTCAGCCCTTTCTTCGCCTGCATCTCGTTGGCGAAGGACACCATCAAAATGCCGTGCTTGGATATCAGGCCGATCAGCGTCACCAGCCCGATCTGGGTGTAGATGTTGAGCGTGGTGAAACCGAGATAGAGCGGCACCAGCGCGCCGCACACCGCCAGCGGCACCGTTACCAGGATGACCAGTGGATCGCGGAAGCTTTCGAACTGCGCCGCCAGCACCAGGAAGATGACGATCAGGGCAAAGGCGAAGGAGACGGTCAGCCGGTCCCCCTCGGTCACATATTGGCGGCTGTTCGACAGCCAGTCGATGCTGGTGCCGGCCGGCATCGGCTGCTTCTTCAGGAAATCGACCGCCTGGCCCATGGTAACGCCCGGCATCAAAACCGCGGACAGGGTGGCAGAGTTCATCTGGTTGAACTGCGGCAGCTTGTTGGGCTGGGGCCGCATCTCGACCTGTGCCACCGTGGACAGCGGAATCAGCGCGCCGGAACCAGCCCTAAGATAATATTGGCCGAGATTGTCGGGGGTCACGCGCTTGTCGCGCGGCACCTGCGCAATCACGTCATAGCTCCGGTCATGCCAGTTGAAGCGGTTGACATAATTTTCGCCCACCAGCACCGCCAGCGTATCGGCAATCTCCGCCATGGTGACGCCCAGTTGCCCGGCCTTGGCTCGATCAACGCGGATATGCGCTTCGGGACTGTCGAAGGCGAGGTCGCTGTCGACGAAGGCGAAGAGGCCACTGCCCCAGGCTGCCCCCTTCACTGCCTCCAGCGTCTGGTAGATTTGCGGGAAATCGTCGGACGAACGGATCACCATCTGCACCGGCAGGCCGCCGCTGCCCGCCGGCAGCGGGCTGTCCTGGAAGGCGGTGGCATAGATGCCGGTCACCGCGCCGGTGCGACCGGCCAGCTCATTCTGGATGGCATCGGCGCTGCGCTTGCGCTTGTCCCATTCCGACAGGATGATCCCGCCAAAGCCGCTGTTCGTGCCGTTGGCGCCGCCGGCGTCGAACCAACTGCCGCGATATTCGGGGAAGGTGCGGAAGATGTCATCGACTTGGGCATTGAAGCGCGAGATATAGTCGATATTCGCATATTGCGGCGCCTTGGTCGCGACGAAGACATAGCCCATATCCTCCTGCGGGGCGAGTTCGCGCTGGCTGCCGGTGAAGAGCAGGACGATCGTGCCGAGCATCGCCACGCCGACCACCAGTACGGCCGCGCGCGCCGCCAGCGTGCGATCGAGCAGCCGCCCATACCCCCGGATCAGCCGTTCCATATTATGCTCGATCGCCTGGCTCAGCCTGCCCTCTGCCAGCTTGGCATTGAGCAGCTTGCCGCTCATCATCGGTGACAGGGTAAGCGCGATCACGCCCGAAACGATCACCGATCCGGCCAGGGTGAAGGCGAACTCCCGGAACAGCGCGCCGGTGAGGCCACCCATCAAGCCGATCGGCGCATAGACTGCTGCCAGAGTGATGGTCATGGCGATGACCGGCACAACAATTTCGCGCGCGCCGACCAGCGCCGCGTCGAAGGGCGACAGGCCTTCCTCGATATGGCGGTGGATATTTTCGACCACAACGATGGCATCATCGACCACCAGCCCGATCGCCAGCACCATGGCCAGCAGGGTCAGCAGGTTGAGCGAGAAGCCGAAGGCCAGCATCAGCGCCGCCGTGCCGAGCAGTGATAGCGGGATGGTCACGATCGGAATGATGACCGCACGGACGGAGCCAAGGAACAGGAAGATGACGAGGATGACGATGACGATCGCCTCGATCAGCGTATGTTCGACCTCCTCGATCGAGGCGTTGACGAAATGGGCGACGTCGAAGTCGTTATGGACCTTCACCCCCGGCGGGGCGACGCGCTGCATTTCGGGCAACAGGGCCTGCACCGCCTTGACGATCTCCAGCGGATTGCCATCCGGCGTCGGCGCGATCGCGATCGATATCCCCGGCACGCCCGATGACAGGGCGCCGGCATCATAATTCTGCCCGCCCATTTCGACCGTTGCGACATCAGCCAGGCGGACGATACCGCCCTCCCCGCTTTTCAGCACCATGTCGCGGAAGGCGGCCACATCGCGCAGATCAGTCGCGGCCGTGATGTTGATCGTCGTGCTGGCGCCCTTCAACTGGCCGGGCGATGCCTGCACATTGTTGGCGCGCAACGCATTGGCGACGTTACTGGCGGTCAAGCCGCGCGCCGCCAGCTTCACCGGATCGACCCATATGCGCATGGCGAGCGGCGCACCGCCGGTCATCTCTGCCGAAGCAACGCCTGGGACAGAGGTGATCATCGGCTGCGCCACGCGAGTGGCGAAATCCTGGATCTGCGGCGGCGACAATGTCTTGCTGGAAAAGGAGACATATTGGATCGCCGATGCGCCGTCGGTGATTTTGGCGATGACCGGATCGGTGACGCCGGTCGGCAGGCGATATTTGACCTGCTGCACCTTGGCCAGAATCTCGGTCATCGACCGGTCGGCATTGGCGTTCAGCACCAGCTTGGCGGCGATATGGCTTTTGCCCTGGCTGGAGGTGGAGGTGAGATATTCGATGCCGTTGGCGGTCGCGATCGCCTGCGCGATCGGCGTCGTGACAAAGCCCTGCATCACATCCTGTGCTGCGCCCGGCAGCGCCGTGTCGATCGTGATCGTGGCGCTTTCCATCCGGGGATATTGGCGGATCGGCAGGCTGAACAGCGCAGCAAGACCGACGAGCAGGATGAGCAGGCTGACGACGACCGACAGGATCGGCCGGCGAATGAAGAGATCGGTGAAGGAGCGGGTGGCCGTCATATCAGCGCCCTCCCTGCTTGGCGGGGATGGCCCCGGCGACCTTGACCTCGGCGCCCGGCTGTACTCGCAACTGGCCCTCGGTGACGATCACGTCCCCAACGTGCAGGCCGCTCGTGACGACGACATCATTGCCGACCCGGCGCCCGGTCTGGACCGGCACGATCTCCGCCTTGCCGCCAACGCGTGCATTGCTGCCACGAATGACGATGATGCTGTCCCCTTGTGCCGACGTCTGGATCGCCGTGGCGGGGACGAGCAGCGCGCCCTGCTGCACCGGCAATTCCAGCGCGGCGGTGACATACATGCCCGGACGCAATGCGCGATCGCCATTCCCCAGCAGCGCCTGCACGCTGACGTTGCGGGTATCCGCGCCGATTTTCGGCTCGATCGCGTTCACCTTTGCCGTGAAGCGGCGGCCGGGCCAGGCATCGCTGGTAACAATGACCGTTGCTCCCGGCTTCAACCGGCTCAGTTCCTGTTGCGGCAGGGCGAAATCAACGAACAGGCTGTCAAGCGCGGTCAGCGTCGCCACGGCATCGCCGGGATTGAGATATTGGCCAAGATTGACCTGCCGGATGCCCAATACCCCGGCAAAAGGCGCGCGCACCTGCTTCTGGACCAGCCGTGCGTCGATCTGCTGCACGGCGGCTGCGGCCTGATCGCGATCGGCACGGCGCTGCTCCAGCTTCTCGCGCGGCTCCGCACCGGTCGGCGCCAGTTGCTGCGACCGGGCGACCTGCACCCCGGCAAAGGCCGCCTTGGCCTGCGCCGCTCTACGATCCGCAAGTTCCGGCCCGTCGAACAATTGCACCAGCAGCGCGCCGGCTCCAACCGGTTGCCCCGCTTTGAAATGAATCGCTGAAACTCTGCCGGCAATTTCGGGCGACAAAGTGACTTCGCGCACGGCACGCAGAGAACCGACAGCTTCCAGCGCTGCGGGGATGTCACGCGACTGCACGACCATGGCAGCGACCGGCACCGCTTGTGGCTGCCAGGTCTGGGCCTGACTCGCGCGCCATCCACGCCAAAGATAAAGGGTCCCCAGAAGCACGAAAAGCAGGACGATCGTCAGCGACATGGTGCGTGTCGGGCGGATCAATCGGGGTGCAACGCGCGATGGTTCGGACAGATTGTGGTCGCTCATGCTTTCACCTCCCCCGCTTCGGGCGAACGAAGTGGGGCCAGAGGAGAACCGCAAGGCCGAAAGGATCGATGCTCATCGAGAATCCAGTTGGATAAGAGGAATATAGGCGAGATGGCTGCCGCGAAGTCACGCAGGGCTTCGTCAAAGACAGTCGCTCATCGGAGAATGGGGAAGGGGCGCAATCGTCTGCGCGCACGGGCTATCCTTCGCTGGGACAGGACGTGCGTCGGCAAGAGCCGCAAATACCGCGCGCCATGCCCCGAAACAGGTTCGGGTTGACGCCGCGGCGGAGAAGAACTTGCCACCTGGCAAGCGCAGGAGACACCACCCTGCAACTCTATTTCCGGCCAACATCGATTATTCTTGTTGCGAGAAGCTTGCAACAGGAATCGCTTGTGAGCGCGCCAATGCGACGCGCGAACCATTGAGATCAGGAATAACAAATTGGCCTCCCTTGCGAATCAGGGAGTGCCTCTATAAAACCTCAACAAAAGTTGAGGTAAAGCGATATCTCGTCCGCGACGGTATCGCTGCAAAATGGATATATCGATGCCGCTGGCAGCTACTGGCCTTGGTGTGGGTGAAGTCGCCCGGCGCGCCGGCGTGCCGATCTCGACGCTTCATTTCTACGAGGCGCAGGGTTTGATCGAGAGCCAGCGGACCAGTGGCAATCAGCGGCGCTATCATCGCTCGGTGCTTCGCCTGATCGCAGTGATCAAGGTGGCGCAGCGGGTCGGCATTCCACTCGGCCAGATTCGCGAGAACCTCAGCCATCTGCCCTCTGGGCATTTGCGCAACGCAGCCGACTGGTCGGCCTTATCGACAGACTGGCGCGAGGAACTGGATCAGCGGATCGCGCTGTTGGTGCGGCTGCGCGATCAGTTGGACAGTTGCATTGGTTGCGGCTGTCTATCGTTGACGGATTGCCCGCTGCGTAATCCTGGCGACGTAGCAGCCGGATTCGGGTCGGGCGCACGCGCATTCGACTAAGAACAAAATCTCTGTTCACACGCGCCCCTTATGAGACGCTCAGAGCCAGAATTCGGCTCCCTAGGTACAGACCTTCCGCTTTCTGGCAGCTCGCGACCGACTTGCGCCGTTCTGGAGCAATGCTGGCAATGTCAGATTGCGCCGAAGCAAGCCATCTTCTCGCATGACGATTGTCGAGCAGCGAAGCGCGACGATGGAGCCGTCTAGAGAAGTTGTCACCACGCTGATCAGAACTGTGCGGACCAACCGCCCTCAGGCTGAGCGCTCATTCCTAGCGTGATGGTCCCTTGGATAGGGTAATTCGTACTGTGATCATGTCGCCTTCGGCTAGCTTTTCTGCTTTTCTCACGCTCGCCTTGATGGGCAGCAAGTAGCCTTGGCGCGCCTTGTTCGGAAAGACTGATGTGCACCAACATGTTTCGCCAATGCCGGCCTCTACGTAGACCGATCCCCAAGCCGCTGATTGGCCAGACGATGCTACACGGATGGCGTCGGCGACCTCACCGTCGATCGTCAGAAAATGCCACGACATCGATGAGGGCTGGCCTTCCTTGCTTTCCCGCGCCACAACCAGATAGGGCCGACATGCTCCCAAGCTGTTTCGTCACGTGAGACGTCTCCGCCCAGTTCCTCGCGCAGGAAGCGGATGAGCTCGGGGTCTGTTGGGCCATCGTTCGTTTGCACCACGGGATCATTGGCTGAGCGCTCGTTTGATGCAACCCGATCTTGCGCTATCGTTTGCGTCTACTTTCTCTTTCGTTGGGCGCCGCAGTTGCCCCCTTGTGGCCACTCTGCGGCCAAATTTAAACGCTCGGTTGCGGAAGGTCCGTATTCTGTCAGGCGTTGGCTCCCGTTCGCCTCTGGACTCACATGGAATCATCTTGCCAATAACTTAAAGTACATAACAATTACATCCTCCGATATATCCCAGGCAGTTTAAGTACCGCGACCAAATCACTAGGCTGTGACTCATAAACGCGGAACCAAAGGCGTATTGAGGCGAGTTGAACCATGGCGAGGAATTGGGCGGCGATCATGTCGTAACGGGTGGCGATCCGGCGGATGTGCTTTAGCTTGGAGAAGAACCGCGCGATCAGGCTGCGCTCGCGGTAGAGGCGCTTGCTGAAGCAGGACTTCCATTTCCGGTTGGATTTGGCTGGGATGTTGGGCGTGGCACCCTATTCGTGAATTAGCATCCCGGATGCGGTCGGAGTCATAGGCTTTGTCAGCCAGCACGATCATATGCGGCCGAGGCGATTGAGCAGTTTGTCAGCGGCTTGGCCATCATGCGCTTGCCCCGCCGTCAAGCCGAGCCGGATCGGGAGGCCTTGCGCATCGATGACCGCGTGGATTTTGGTCGTGAGACCGCTACGGGAGCGACCGAGACAATGATCTCGATCCCCCTTTTTGCCGTCGCGGCCTACTGGTGGGCCCGAACAGAGGTGCTATCGATCATCTGGATCTCGCCGTCATGGGCAGCGGTGATGGCGTCCATCATCCGGTCCCAGACGCCTTCCTTGCGCCATCGCACGAAGCGGTTGTAGCAGATGGTTCATGGGCCATAGCGCTCGGGCAGGTCGCGCCACGGCGCACCGAGCGCAGTATCCAGAAGATGCCATTCAGCACGCGGCGGTCATCGACGCGCGGCACGCCCGCGGCTTGTTGGGCAGCAGGGGCTCGATCACGCGCCGCTCGAAGTCGGCCAGGACATATCGGCTCATGCCAAGCCTGAATCAGATAGCAGCTCGAATTGATAGCCAACAATCGAACAGACCCACCTTTATCTTGCGATGAAAAACGTCCAGACGGGCAAAGTCAGCACAGCAATGCTGAGTGCAGCATCCAGAATGCCCAACGGCCCTGGCGCGAGCGGCCTTATCGTCGAAAATCCATAATCGTGGAGAGCGGCAAAACCCATCGCAGCAAGCCACAACCAAAGAAACAGGATTAGCCAATACCACCAACGAATGGACACAAGCGTAGCAGCCTGCAACCGATCAATGGCGTCCTGTTCTTGCCGGTTTATGAGTTTACGACCTAGTGACGATCGCTTATTCGCAATAGACGTTACCGCGATCAATCTCACGGCCCAGCGCGCCGCCAACGCCTGCGCCCAGGATCGTGCTCAACACGCCGGAGTCGCCGTCACCCAGCGCATTGCCCAGAAGGCCGCCGACGGCCGCACCAACAATCAGGCCAGTCGATCCATCATTGCGACGGCAATAATAGCGCCCATTACCGCCACGATAAACGCGCGTATTCCGATCAATGCGATAGCGATCACGCGACGAACCGGGGCGATAATGCTGGTCGGGATAATATTTTCCGCCGTGGGAGGCGGAATGCGACGGCCTGCCCGGTGCCGGCGGACGTCCATTATTATGGGACGGCTTGCCATGGGATGCGCCAGGACCAGGTCCGCCATTATGGCCTGGCGGTCGCTGGCCGGGGCCATTGCCGTTATTGTGCGAAGGCTTGTTCTGTCCGTGGCCGGGCGGCTGAGCCGTGGCCGCAATCGGGGCGGCCATCACAGCCAAGGCCAGCACCATCGCGAATTTTCTCATGCCCTTCTCCTTCCGCCGGAACATCCGGTCCGCATCGCATAGGCGCAATGCGCAACGGCCTGTCAGCGCAAGAGTTCCCCATTTTCATTGCAGGATCAAAACAAAAAAAGGGCGCTGCCATCGGCAACGCCCTTCCCTGTTTCTCGCCTGTGGTCGCGCCTTAACTCAGCGCACCATGGCAATGCTTGTATTTCTGGCCCGAACCGCAGGGGCACAGCGCATTGCGGCTGATATCCAGATTGGCGAACTCGCCCGGCGCAACATTGTCCACCGGCGCGCGCGGAATGGTGGTGGTGATGCCCGCCAGCTGGCTGCCATCGATATCCGCGCTGTTATCCTCGCCCGAGAAGGGGTCGATATGGGTGGTGATGAAGTCCGGCAGCACCGGCAGGTCGAACTGCGGCTGCGGCGCCTCCATGCGAAACTGCACCCGCGCGATCGAACTGGTCACGTCCTCGCGGATATTTTCCAGCATGCGCTCGAACAGGGCGAAGGCTTCCTGCTTATATTCATTGATAGGCGTCTTCTGCGCATAGGCGCGCAGATGGACCACCTGGCGCAGTGCATCCAGCGTGGAGAGATGCTCCTTCCAGTGATGGTCGAGGCTCTGGAGCATGATGCTCTTCTCGATCATGTGCCAGTCGGTCGCTTCGACTTCCTGCGTCTTCTCGGCAATGGCCGCGTCGGCCAGACCGGCAAGCCGTTCCTCGATCATTTCCGGATCGACGGCATCCTCGGCCAGCCAGGCGTCGAAATCGGGCTCCAGGCCCAGCACTTCAGCAGTGCGCAGCTTCAGCCGCTCCATATCCCATTGTTCGGGATAGGTGCCCGGCGGGCAGGACGCGCCGACCAGGTCGTTGACCGTCTCATGGCGCATGTCGGTGACGACATCGTCCACCGTTTCGGCGTCCATGATGTCGCTGCGCTGCTCGTAGATCACCTTGCGCTGATCGTTCATGACATCGTCATATTCGACGACCTGCTTGCGGATGTCGTAGTTGCGGGCCTCGACCTTGCGCTGGGCGGTCTCGATCGCCTTGCTCAGCCATTTGGACGGGGGCAGCGCCTCGCCATCCTCCAGGTTGGACCGGATCATCTTGGCGAACATCGTGTCCGGGCCGAAGATGCGCATCAGGTCATCGTCGAGGCTGAGGTAGAAGCGCGACAGGCCGGGGTCACCCTGGCGGCCCGAACGGCCACGCAGCTGATTGTCGATACGGCGGCTTTCGTGCCGCTCGGTCGCCAGAACGAACAGGCCACCGGCGGCCAGCACTTCCTGCTTCTCTGCCTCGATCTCGACCTCGATGCGGGCGATCGCAGCATCGCGCTCCGGGCCTTCCGGCACATCGCGCAACTCGTCCTCGACGCGCATCTCCAGATTGCCGCCCAGCTTGATGTCGGTGCCGCGGCCAGCCATGTTGGTGGCGATCGTCACTGCGCCTTTGCGACCTGCCTGGGCAACGATATGGGCTTCGCTCTCGTGGAAGCGCGCGTTCAGGACCGCGTGCTTGACGCCTTCCTGATTGAGGAATTCCGACAGCATTTCCGACTTTTCGATCGACACGGTGCCGACCAGCACCGGCTGACCCTTTTCGGCATGTTCCTTGATGGTGCGCGCGATGCCGCGGAACTTGTCTTCCAGATTCTTGTAGAACGTGTCTTCCTCGTCGACGCGCTGCACCGGCCGGTTGGTCGGGATGGTGACGACGTTCATCTTGTAGATTTCGTAGAATTCGGTGGCTTCGGTCGAAGCGGTGCCGGTCATCCCCGAAATCTTGGGGTACATGCGGAAATAATTCTGGAAGGTGATCGATGCGAGCGTCTGGTTTTCCGGCTCGATCTGGACGCCTTCCTTGGCTTCCACCGCCTGATGCAGGCCATCCGACCAGCGGCGACCATCCATCATGCGGCCGGTGAATTCGTCG
This window encodes:
- a CDS encoding TolC family protein, translating into MHKILLPLVAALLAGGCAAGPNYHRPEPKADASGAFMTQANAFDPTAPLPDQWWKLYDDPALDALVSQALVANTDLRVAAANLAKARATLSEAKAGRLPTTDINGGVSYGDGMQGAGGAFSQDTAQWSQNGSLALIWEVDLFGRVSRAVEAARADAQAVEAARDVVRVTVVAETTRAYLDACSYARALSVAQDSWRVSTDSLRLVTAQAKAGSVGKFDVERAAAAAATARAAIPALEAQHQVALFELAALLGATPTDIPLSARQCTTPPAPVAALPVGDGASLLRRRPDLRQAERQLAADTARIGVATAALYPKISLGGSGNLFRNDSVRGNDSLSFSVGPLLSWSFPNISVARARIRQAETQGDASLATFDGTVITALKQVEQALSNVAREQERLTALEEAQSRSQRAFDFANARYRAGSVGLLDVLVAQTALLDARAAQASSVQRLSSLRVDLFRSLGGGWMDIGK
- a CDS encoding winged helix-turn-helix domain-containing protein → MADGDRQLLGERRSFGPFALLPAERLLTRDGVPVEIGGRSFDLLVVLTEQPGQILSKRDLLKRVWPDVVVEDGSLRFHMAGLRKLLGEGTGGARYIATQVGVGYAFVAPVAVQGPETGQTVTPAPAPLAPTHNIPPRLPHLIGRTEDLALLQDRVMDTPLFTIVGAGGVGKTSLAIEIGHALAPQFANRVAFVDFSMLENPGLVRPMIAGAMGLTVQSNDPLAVILGHLRDQSFLLLLDNCEHLIGPTAELVEHIIDAAPQVRILATSREPLRVRGEHVHRLDALGYPDDAQALTLAELRAYPAIELFLERARAADSQFRVDEGDARLIGDLCARLGGMALPIELAAVRAATHGLEATARQLGERFSLMWPGRRTALPRQQTLQATLDWSHDLLPDVERIVLERLAIFVGPFSIDAALAVVADALVGADDIAAAVDQLVAKSLIAPNRMRGAGTYRLLEMTRAHGRQHLLTRGQAEVNANARRHAAYYLAELEALLAQEDDVLQDQRPLRQQLGNIRSALDWAFGDKGDRRIAVRLAAASAPVFLNLSHLIECRNWCSRALAEMMDSERGTAIELELQGALAIALMFTRGNRPEAGKALDRALEIARLLDDHWSELRILGRLHIFHERIGEYQAAMDHAARAIQVAEAVGEDEAIGVAYSLSGISHHLAGNQIQARADLEMSLAHAPQSLRSQTVRYGFDHRNRSIIALARTLWLTGDERRAKALARQAVEDAATLNHPVTLCIALIWSLSIHSWMRDFAAAEETLATFADCAEANALGPYIAAASGFAGEFAILRGEAGGGALAAIEQCLVRLRTARYDLLTTPFSIALAQGMMLDTRFTEAGNVIDATIRRCEANGEQCLMPELLRIKARIAIALLNGTIATPLLDRAMTLARQQGAVAWELRAAGDLASS
- a CDS encoding efflux RND transporter permease subunit encodes the protein MTATRSFTDLFIRRPILSVVVSLLILLVGLAALFSLPIRQYPRMESATITIDTALPGAAQDVMQGFVTTPIAQAIATANGIEYLTSTSSQGKSHIAAKLVLNANADRSMTEILAKVQQVKYRLPTGVTDPVIAKITDGASAIQYVSFSSKTLSPPQIQDFATRVAQPMITSVPGVASAEMTGGAPLAMRIWVDPVKLAARGLTASNVANALRANNVQASPGQLKGASTTINITAATDLRDVAAFRDMVLKSGEGGIVRLADVATVEMGGQNYDAGALSSGVPGISIAIAPTPDGNPLEIVKAVQALLPEMQRVAPPGVKVHNDFDVAHFVNASIEEVEHTLIEAIVIVILVIFLFLGSVRAVIIPIVTIPLSLLGTAALMLAFGFSLNLLTLLAMVLAIGLVVDDAIVVVENIHRHIEEGLSPFDAALVGAREIVVPVIAMTITLAAVYAPIGLMGGLTGALFREFAFTLAGSVIVSGVIALTLSPMMSGKLLNAKLAEGRLSQAIEHNMERLIRGYGRLLDRTLAARAAVLVVGVAMLGTIVLLFTGSQRELAPQEDMGYVFVATKAPQYANIDYISRFNAQVDDIFRTFPEYRGSWFDAGGANGTNSGFGGIILSEWDKRKRSADAIQNELAGRTGAVTGIYATAFQDSPLPAGSGGLPVQMVIRSSDDFPQIYQTLEAVKGAAWGSGLFAFVDSDLAFDSPEAHIRVDRAKAGQLGVTMAEIADTLAVLVGENYVNRFNWHDRSYDVIAQVPRDKRVTPDNLGQYYLRAGSGALIPLSTVAQVEMRPQPNKLPQFNQMNSATLSAVLMPGVTMGQAVDFLKKQPMPAGTSIDWLSNSRQYVTEGDRLTVSFAFALIVIFLVLAAQFESFRDPLVILVTVPLAVCGALVPLYLGFTTLNIYTQIGLVTLIGLISKHGILMVSFANEMQAKKGLSRMEAIRHAAAVRMRPVLMTTAAMVAGLVPLLFAGGAGAASRFAIGIVVVMGMLIGTLFTLFVLPTFYTLLAGDHRKTASGDEAAQPAGDLAHA
- the soxR gene encoding redox-sensitive transcriptional activator SoxR, which produces MPLAATGLGVGEVARRAGVPISTLHFYEAQGLIESQRTSGNQRRYHRSVLRLIAVIKVAQRVGIPLGQIRENLSHLPSGHLRNAADWSALSTDWREELDQRIALLVRLRDQLDSCIGCGCLSLTDCPLRNPGDVAAGFGSGARAFD
- a CDS encoding efflux RND transporter periplasmic adaptor subunit, whose product is MSDHNLSEPSRVAPRLIRPTRTMSLTIVLLFVLLGTLYLWRGWRASQAQTWQPQAVPVAAMVVQSRDIPAALEAVGSLRAVREVTLSPEIAGRVSAIHFKAGQPVGAGALLVQLFDGPELADRRAAQAKAAFAGVQVARSQQLAPTGAEPREKLEQRRADRDQAAAAVQQIDARLVQKQVRAPFAGVLGIRQVNLGQYLNPGDAVATLTALDSLFVDFALPQQELSRLKPGATVIVTSDAWPGRRFTAKVNAIEPKIGADTRNVSVQALLGNGDRALRPGMYVTAALELPVQQGALLVPATAIQTSAQGDSIIVIRGSNARVGGKAEIVPVQTGRRVGNDVVVTSGLHVGDVIVTEGQLRVQPGAEVKVAGAIPAKQGGR